Proteins from one Porites lutea chromosome 3, jaPorLute2.1, whole genome shotgun sequence genomic window:
- the LOC140931206 gene encoding uncharacterized protein — translation MDSKEKETKCQKNSGVDYSFPISEYAKQLDLPVRDRYLQKIAAIGIDPVLVEGKDFKTDCLPPVESTDILCYLVLETSFYTQQQFKAFRSLEAYNQMVSGFIASVQGHIIANKFLVLAKVRHSQRMNDSLISCWVTTERQGTILFAHCLGCKAGLAESCSHIASVLFYLEAWTKINGRLACTQVKCSWILPTYVKQVEYEKARDINFTSARKMKNDLDAKIENLSNVSSPVDSAEGNISKDIPVPSKPEMDAFYAKLSKSSSKPIALSLIPEYADSYVLKSRCVPTISDLFDKKYLDLCYPELLKACHEVDIKITKEQITQVERDSVTQAKGNSFFRHRAGRIGASQSKAACQTNPAMPSQSLIQSICYPELNKLNTKAIIHGCHHEEEAIRAYEEIMKKQHINFKIEKCGLMINEEYPWLHATPDFLCSCDCCGEECGEVKCPLCIENCDFDNYVAKPSSCLEKTGSGNFSLKTNHQYYFQVQQQLFTYKRLYCDFIVCAFGHVREAKLVTQRHFPDEAHWVAVLPKLTSFWRTCILPEVLGRWYTRKHDMGDVKPTEAHSVCFCRTVTGEDTVSCCNAKCPIMKFHLSCLCIASIPKTWYCPNCRTLPEFKRTNKSTRAGKKQVAPSDALILDSICVCKKKPSETDKLLECHNEGCNNGRFFHLACINLKRMPNTSKTTWVCPACKTVKQKSSRTADEVKFVKEVKSKTPIEKYKQYAKLGQAEYDLIMSPTGWLDGTIIHEAQTILRQVNSSIRGFQRPTLGPIRQFDIMTGDFIQILNINNNHWVCVSSIGCPPGHVNLMDSLTKPVISKELQELVQALLGPNFQGIFNIPVQQQMNASDCGVFAIAYATCLVYGQNPCTVIFDIPRMRQHLHRCLRAGTMQLFPTT, via the coding sequence ATGgattcaaaagagaaagaaacaaagtgCCAGAAAAATAGCGGGGTTGACTATTCATTTCCGATATCCGAATACGCAAAGCAGCTGGATTTGCCAGTCAGAgatcgatatttacagaaaataGCGGCAATTGGAATTGATCCGGTGTTAGTCGAAGGGAAGGACTTTAAGACGGACTGCTTGCCTCCTGTTGAGTCCACAGATATTTTGTGTTATCTTGTCTTGGAGACAAGTTTCTATACTCAGCAACAGTTCAAAGCTTTCCGAAGTCTTGAAGCATATAACCAAATGGTCTCTGGTTTTATTGCCAGCGTACAAGGCCACATCATCGCCaacaaatttcttgttttagcaAAGGTGAGACATTCCCAGCGTATGAACGACTCTCTAATTTCATGTTGGGTTACCACGGAAAGACAAGGCACAATTTTGTTTGCTCACTGCTTAGGTTGCAAAGCTGGCCTAGCAGAATCCTGTTCACATATAGCAAGTGTGCTATTTTATTTGGAAGCGTGGACAAAAATAAATGGCAGACTTGCCTGCACGCAAGTGAAGTGCTCGTGGATTCTACCAACCTACGTCAAACAAGTAGAATATGAAAAGGCGAGAGACATAAACTTTACATCggcaaggaaaatgaaaaacgaTTTAGATGCCAAGATTGAGAACCTGTCCAATGTTTCCAGCCCTGTTGACTCTGCTGAAGGCAACATCTCAAAGGACATTCCTGTTCCCTCAAAACCGGAAATGGATGCCTTTTATGCTAAACTTAGTAAGTCTAGTAGCAAACCCATCGCTCTAAGCTTAATACCCGAGTACGCAGACAGCTATGTCCTCAAAAGTCGCTGCGTGCCTACAATTAGCGATCTGTTTGATAAGAAGTACCTCGATCTGTGTTATCCTGAGCTATTAAAAGCTTGTCATGAAGTGGATATTAAGATAACAAAGGAACAAATCACACAAGTTGAGAGAGATAGTGTCACACAGGCTAAGGGCAACAGTTTCTTCAGACATAGAGCTGGAAGAATCGGGGCCTCCCAGAGTAAGGCTGCATGTCAGACAAATCCAGCCATGCCCTCCCAGTCACTCATTCAGTCTATCTGCTATCCTGAATTAAATAAACTGAACACCAAAGCTATAATTCATGGTTGTCATCATGAAGAAGAAGCAATCAGAGCTTATGAAGAGATAATGAAGAAGCAACACATCAATTTCAAAATTGAGAAATGCGGCCTTATGATAAATGAAGAATATCCATGGCTGCATGCAACTCCAGATTTCTTGTGCTCATGCGATTGTTGTGGAGAAGAGTGTGGTGAGGTAAAATGCCCCCTTTGCATTGAGAATTGCGATTTTGATAACTATGTAGCTAAACCATCTTCCTGTCTTGAAAAAACAGGCAGTGGGAATTTCAGTTTAAAGACAAAccatcaatattattttcaagtACAACAACAGTTATTTACATACAAGAGACTGTATTGTGACTTTATAGTGTGTGCATTTGGACATGTGAGAGAGGCAAAGCTAGTGACGCAGAGACATTTTCCAGATGAAGCTCACTGGGTAGCTGTTTTACCTAAACTGACCAGTTTTTGGAGGACTTGCATATTACCTGAAGTTTTAGGGAGATGGTACACTAGGAAACATGACATGGGTGATGTTAAGCCAACAGAAGCCCATTCTGTTTGCTTTTGCCGAACTGTGACCGGTGAAGACACAGTAAGCTGCTGTAATGCTAAATGTCCTATTATGAAATTTCATTTATCATGCTTATGTATTGCCAGCATACCTAAAACATGGTACTGCCCCAACTGCAGAACACTACCTGAATTCAAACGAACAAACAAGTCCACTCGCGCTGGCAAGAAACAGGTAGCACCTTCAGATGCCCTTATCTTGGATTCTATTTGTGTTTGCAAAAAGAAGCCAAGTGAAACTGATAAGCTCTTAGAATGTCACAATGAAGGTTGTAACAATGGCAGATTCTTCCATTTGGCTTGCATAAATCTCAAACGTATGCCAAACACCAGTAAAACAACATGGGTTTGTCCAGCTTGTAAAACTGTTAAACAGAAGAGTTCCAGGACTGCAGATGAAGTGAAGTTTGTAAAGGAGGTAAAAAGTAAAACCCCTATTGAAAAGTACAAGCAATATGCCAAACTGGGGCAGGCAGAATATGACCTTATCATGTCACCAACAGGATGGTTAGACGGTACAATAATACATGAGGCTCAAACCATTTTGCGGCAGGTCAACAGCAGCATACGCGGCTTCCAACGACCAACACTCGGGCCTATCAGGCAGTTTGATATAATGACTGGGGACTTTATTCAGATTTTGAACATCAATAACAATCACTGGGTGTGTGTCAGTTCAATTGGCTGCCCTCCTGGACATGTAAATTTAATGGACAGTCTCACAAAGCCAGTAATTTCAAAGGAACTTCAGGAACTGGTTCAGGCTTTGCTTGGTCCAAACTTTCAGGGCATTTTTAACATCCCAGTACAGCAGCAAATGAATGCAAGTGACTGTGGGGTGTTTGCGATAGCCTATGCAACATGTCTTGTTTATGGACAAAATCCATGTACTGTGATTTTTGACATTCCTAGAATGCGTCAACACTTGCATAGATGCCTGAGAGCTGGCACGATGCAGTTATTCCCTACCACTTGA
- the LOC140931207 gene encoding uncharacterized protein encodes MVNKLVASFAWNMVLCMIVGCGSKSGRDKGLYFARVPSVVTNQGEEAQELSKERRSRWISAISRDDLTEEILENDRVCEKHFVSGRAAKSWDKYNIDWVPTLLLGHKKATDRAHHKEAAAKRSERARERELVKKPAFEKRERELELERAAKRQKLDKPGEQVSNLSFEGNESKEKKTTAEAGTQTEEFEYLFSSLNIDRKPFDRWEFVQNEEKVKFYTGLPSFNILHNVLEHVSPFVAYKSQNLTTFQEFIMTLIKLKLDAPHQDLSYRFNVSLATVSRIFSAWMVALDVRLAPLINWPEREDLWRTMPQCFKYSFGNKTTVIIDCFEVFINRPSNLLARAQTWSSYKHHNTVKVLIGITPQGTISYVSQAWGGRTSDKFLTENCGILNKLLPGDLVLADRGFTIAESVMFQQAQLAIPAFTKGKDQLDPVDVEKTRGIANVRIHVERVIGLLRRKYSILSGILPIDFLISNPNGSQEEATPMIDRIINVSAALVNLCPGIVPLD; translated from the coding sequence ATGGTAAACAAACTGGTAGCGTCCTTCGCGTGGAACATGGTTTTGTGTATGATCGTTGGCTGTGGCAGCAAAAGTGGACGAGATAAAGGGTTATATTTTGCAAGGGTGCCTTCTGTGGTCACAAATCAAGGCGAAGAGGCACAAGAACTATCCAAAGAAAGAAGATCGCGCTGGATTTCAGCGATAAGCCGTGACGACCTCACCGAAGAGATCTTAGAAAACGATCGTGTGTGCGAAAAGCATTTTGTTTCAGGAAGAGCAGCTAAGAGCTGGGATAAATATAATATTGACTGGGTTCCGACATTGCTCTTGGGACACAAAAAAGCTACTGATCGAGCACACCATAAAGAAGCGGCGGCAAAACGAAGCGAGAGAGCGAGGGAACGTGAACTTGTGAAGAAGCCGGCTTTTGAAAAGAGAGAACGAGAGCTAGAACTAGAGCGAGCGGCAAAGAGACAGAAACTTGACAAGCCCGGTGAACAAGTTTCGAACCTTAGCTTTGAAGGAAATgagagcaaagagaaaaaaacaacagctgAAGCTGGCACACAAACTGAAGAGTTTGAATATTTATTCAGCTCTCTAAACATTGACCGGAAACCATTTGATCGGTGGGAGTTTGtacaaaacgaagaaaaagttaaattttACACTGGATTGCCTTCCTTCAATATCCTGCATAATGTCCTCGAGCATGTTTCTCCGTTTGTTGCATACAAGTCCCAGAATCTGACCACATTTCAAGAATTTATCATGACTTTGATAAAACTTAAACTTGACGCACCACATCAAGATCTTTCATATCGCTTCAATGTCTCCCTTGCTACagtttcaaggattttttcaGCCTGGATGGTAGCGCTAGATGTACGACTGGCCCCACTAATCAACTGGCCTGAACGTGAGGATTTATGGCGAACAATGCCACAGTGTTTTAAATATTcatttggaaacaaaacaacggTGATTATTGATTGTTTTGAAGTATTTATTAATAGGCCATCAAATCTGCTTGCAAGAGCACAGACATGGTCGTCATACAAACATCATAACACTGTTAAGGTGCTGATAGGGATAACTCCTCAAGGCACAATCTCCTACGTTTCCCAAGCTTGGGGAGGACGAACATCAGACAAATTTTTAACTGAGAACTGCGgaattttgaataaattgttGCCTGGGGATCTGGTCTTGGCTGACCGTGGTTTCACTATTGCGGAGAGTGTAATGTTTCAGCAAGCACAACTAGCCATCCCTGCTTTCACGAAGGGGAAAGACCAGCTTGACCCTGTGGATGTCGAAAAAACTAGGGGGATCGCAAATGTTCGCATTCATGTTGAAAGGGTTATTGGTCTCCTTCGCCGGAAGTACTCAATATTGTCTGGAATTCTGCCAATTGACTTCTTAATTTCCAACCCTAATGGCTCACAGGAAGAAGCAACACCAATGATTGACAGAATCATTAATGTATCTGCAGCTCTTGTTAATTTGTGCCCAGGCATTGTACCACTTGACTAA